A genomic region of Raphanus sativus cultivar WK10039 chromosome 6, ASM80110v3, whole genome shotgun sequence contains the following coding sequences:
- the LOC108809317 gene encoding uncharacterized protein LOC108809317 translates to MGERKVPNKYIPPDFDPKKIPRVRKPKNHQKKIRFMLPVRIRCNTCGNYMSEGTKFNSREEQVTDEMYLDIKIDRFYIKCTNCSAELTITTDPKNTGYAVESGAVALYNGLEEEKPEESENALESLEKRTMVSKREIEVMAALDEMKSMKSRRASVSVDSMLEALNRRKKLEEENMEEELFIKALKFGKRAARIIDEEENDEALVDKKKKKKKKKPKRSVNGTSPVQISSVLIVSKKTAKLTRGLESLCQNYATDSDEEK, encoded by the coding sequence ATGGGAGAACGCAAAGTCCCAAACAAGTATATTCCGCCAGATTTTGATCCGAAGAAGATACCTCGTGTCCGAAAACCGAAGAACCACCAAAAGAAGATTCGATTTATGCTCCCGGTTCGTATTCGGTGCAACACATGTGGTAATTACATGTCGGAAGGCACTAAATTCAACAGCCGTGAAGAACAAGTCACCGACGAGATGTACCTAGATATTAAAATCGACAGGTTCTACATCAAGTGCACCAACTGCTCCGCAGAGTTGACGATTACAACCGATCCAAAGAACACGGGCTATGCTGTCGAATCAGGTGCAGTTGCCCTTTATAATGGACTCGAGGAGGAGAAGCCTGAGGAAAGTGAAAACGCATTGGAGTCGTTGGAGAAGAGAACTATGGTATCTAAAAGAGAGATTGAAGTTATGGCTGCGCTTGATGAGATGAAGTCTATGAAGTCTAGAAGAGCCTCCGTGAGCGTAGACTCAATGCTTGAGGCTTTGAATAGAAGAAAGAAACTAGAAGAAGAGAACATGGAGGAAGAATTGTTTATTAAGGCGTTAAAATTTGGTAAGCGGGCGGCTAGGATTATTGATGAAGAGGAAAACGATGAGGCGTTGGttgataaaaagaagaagaagaagaagaagaagcctaaGAGAAGTGTTAACGGTACATCTCCGGTTCAAATCTCTTCGGTTCTCATAGTCTCGAAGAAGACTGCAAAGCTAACAAGGGGACTCGAATCTCTGTGTCAAAACTACGCCACAGACAGCGATGAGGAGAAGTag